CGCCGACGCCCGGCCCCGGCGCGGCCGACGACGGCCGGTAGATGTGGTAGCCCGGCGGCGCACTGCCCGCCAGGTTGCCGTTCTGTGCCGATGCCGATGCCGATGCCGATGCTGTGGCGGGCTCGGTGACGGTACGCGTCTCGGCCGTCGCCGGCTCCGCCACCCGGTCCCGGGCAGCCTGTTCGGCGGCAGCCCGTTCGGCGGCGGCCTGCTGCTCGCCGGCGGCCTGCTGGTCGGCGGCCTCCTGCTCGGCGTCCGGGATGGCCCGACCGTGCAGTTTCTCGCCCCGCAGCCGCCCCGCGACCACCACCGCGCGTACGGCGGCGAGCGTGGCCAGGCCACTGAGCACCGCGATGCCGACCCGGCCGTCGAACGGGATCAGACCCAGCGCGCCGCCGGCCACGAAGGCCAGCATCAGTGCGGTCTCCGAGTGGGCGAAGGCGCTGGCCCGGGACCGCTCCCGGATCCGTTCCTGGATCGAGGCGTCCACGGCGAGCTTCGCGATGCCGCTGACCAGAGCCGTGACCAGGCAGAGCAGGGCGACCGTGAGCAGGGAGAACCGGACCGTGGCGAGCACCGCCAGCGCGGCGACGATGACCAGGCCGCTGGATTGCAGCGCGATCGGGCGGTGGATGCGCAGCCGGGTGCCGAGCGCGGTGGCGAGGAAGGTGCCGACCGCCAGCGCCCCGCCGACCAGTCCCAGTGCGGCCTGGTCGGAGAGCTTCCGGCCGAGGAGTTCCGTGGTCACGTCGCCGGCCTTGATCGCGAAGGCGAGGAAGAGCAGGAGGAAGCCGTACAGGCCGCGCAGGGTGGCGCCGCCGGCCAGGGCGGCGAGCACAAGTCGCCCGCCCGGTGAGCCCCGTCCGAGGGCCCGCTCCTGGCGGCCCCGCCAGATGGCGCGGATCGGCCGGGGCACCGCCTCCGGCGGCTCGGAGTCGGCCCGGGGCGGCAGTCGCAGCGCGATCACCATGCCCACCAGGAAGATGACCGAGGCCACCCGGAGCGGCCACTGTGGACCGAGCCAGAACGCGGCCAGCCCCAGGGGCGCGACCACGGTGCCGGCGATGGTGCCGTACACGCTGGCGCGGGCACCGGCCTGGGACAGGCCGATTCCCTCGGGCAGCAGCCGGGGGACGGCGGCCGACCGGGCCACGCCGTACGCCCGGGAGAGGGCGAGCACGCCGAACGCGGCCGGGTAGAGCCCGAACCCGTGGATGTAGTCGGAGATCAGCCAGGCCAGGAAGGCGCGGCCGAGCATGGTGGCGGCGAGGGCGTACCGGCGGCCGTGCCGGAAGTGGTCGAGCAGCGGACCGACCACCGGGGCGAGCAGTGCGAACGGCACCATGGTCACCAGCAGGTAGAGGGCGACCTTGCCGCGCGCCTCGCCGAGCGGGGCGTTGAAGAAGATCGTTCCGGCCAGGCCGATCGTGATCAGGACGTCACCGGCACACGAGACGGCGTGCAGGTCGAAGAGGCGCACCATGCCGGTCTCGCCGCCGGCGCCCCGGGTCCGCGCCCGGCCGGCACCCCTGGTGATCCAGGCTCCGCCTCGGAACGTGCCGCGCAGGAGCGCACGGGTGCCACGGATCGTCGTACCGAGGGCGCGCCCGAGGAACGACCCCCTGGGGCGGTTGAACAGCGGCATGTGCACCATCCTCGCCCATCCGGCGCAACCCTGGAGGATGTGCCGGGAGAACGTCTGCGGGGAGTCCCTGCCGGCCCGCCGCTCGGATAGGGAAGAATGAGCGCGTGACCAGGACCGCCAGCGCTCGCGCAGCTCGTCTTGACCAGGTTTGTGCCGCTGCCGTGGAGGTGGCGCGGGCCGGCATCACCGAGGTGGAGTCGGCTGACGTTGGCGCCCACCTGGAGGTTGTTGCTGAGGGTGAACGCCTGGTTACCCATTTCTTTGAATGTCTGCTCGCCGGTTACCGGGGATGGCGCTGGGCGGTCACCGTCACCCGGGTGTCGCGCAGCAAGCAGGTGACGATCTGCGAGGCCGTCCTGCTGCCCGGCCCGGACGCGCTGCTGGCGCCCGGCTGGCTGCCCTGGCAGGAGCGGCTGCAGCCGGGTGACCTCGGGGTGGGCGACCTGCTGCCGACCCCGGCCGACGACGACCGCCTGGTGCCCGGCTACGTGCTCTCCGACGATCCCGCCGTCGAGGAGACGAACTGGGAGCTCGGGCTCGGCCGTTCCCGGGTGATGTCCCTGGAGGGCCGGCTGGAGACCGCCCAGCGCTGGTACGACGGCGACCACGGCCCGGCCGCGCCGATCTCCGCCGCCGCTCCCCGGACCGCCCGCTGCGGGACCTGCGGCTTCTATCTGCCCCTGGCCGGTGCCATGCGCCAGGCGTTCGGGGTCTGCGGCAACTTCTACGCTCCCGACGACGGCCGGGCGGTCAGCGCCGACCATGGCTGCGGGGCGCACTCGGAGACTCTGCTCGACACCCCGGAGACGCCGGTGGACGAGCTGCCGACGATCTACGACGACAACGAGGTCGAGGCGGTCTCGGTGAGCCGGGCGCCGGGTTCGGTGGAGAACGGCGAGCCCGCCGAGCCGTACGGGCACGGCTGACCGACCGCCTGCGGGCGACGTCGGGTCCCCGGGCCTGCCCGGCCACCGGTCAGTGTCGCTGGCCGGCCCGGCGGCGGCGTCGGTTGGCGTCGTGGCGGAGCATCACGGCCAGTCCGGGGAAGCCCACCAGGAAACCGGCGAGGCAGGTCCAGAGCCAGTCCTGATGACCGTGCTCGGTCAGCCAGTCGCGGAAGAAGATCAACAGGACCAGTCCGACCACGGCCCAGATCACCATGCCGCCCACGGCGAACGGGACCATCGGCGGGTCGAGCGGCTCCGGCCGCGGTTGCTGCTGCTCCGGCACGTGATCAGCGTACCCGTGGGCAGGGATCGAGGTTCGTAACCGGAACGAGCTTCCCCGGTAAACGGTCGTCTGGGACGATGCGCCCATCGAACCCCCATGATCGCGATGTGAGGCCCCTGATGACGACCACCTCAGCAAAGGCCGGTGCCCCGCCGGCCACCACACCCCCACGCAACGGCTTTGACCGATACTTCGAAATCTCCCACCGTGGCTCCACCGTCAACCGGGAAATCCGGGGCGGGCTCGCCACCTTCTTCACGATGGCCTACATCGTGGTGCTCAACCCGTTGATCCTCGGCAACGCCGTCGACGGTGACGGGCAGAGGCTGGCCATTCCCGCGCTCGCGGAGGCCACCGCCCTGGTTGCCGGGGTGATGACCATCCTGATGGGTGTGGTCGGCCGGTTCCCGCTCGCGCTCGCCGCCGGGCTCGGGGTGAACGCCCTGGTCGCGTACGAGATCGCCCCGCAGATGACCTGGGCCGACGCCATGGGGCTGGTGGTGATCGAGGGCGTGATCATCGCGATCCTGGTGCTCACCGGTTTGCGTACGGCCGTCTTCCGTGCGGTGCCGACCCAGCTCAAGACCGCGATCGGGGTGGGCATCGGCCTCTTCCTGACCATCATCGGGCTGGTCGACGCCGGTTTCGTCCGCCGGATCCCGGACGCTGCCGGCACCACCGTGCCGGTCGGCCTGGGCATCAACGGCAAACTGGTCACCTGGCCGGCGCTGGTCTTCGTGCTCGGCCTGCTGGTCACCCTCGTGCTGGTGGTACGGAAGGTCCGGGGCGCGATCCTGATCGGCATCGTGGCCTCGACCGTGTTGGCGATCATCGTGGAGGCGATCGCCAACGTCGGCCCGTCGTTCGTGAACGGGGTGCCGAACCCGCAGGGCTGGTCGCTGAACGTGCCGGAGTTGCCGGACACCGTGCTCGCCACCCCCGATCTCTCCCTGCTGGGCAACTTCGACGTGCTCGGTTCCTGGTCGCGGGCCGGCTGGCTGATCGCGTTGATGTTCGTCTTCACGCTCCTGGTCACCGACTTCTTCGACACCATGGGAACGATGGTGGCGGTCGGCCAGGAGGGCGACCTGCTGGACGAGAGCCAGACGCCACCGCGTACCCGGGAGATCCTGCTGGTCGACTCGATCGCCGCGGCGGCCGGCGGGGCGGCGAGCACGTCGAGCAACACCTCGTACATCGAGAGCGCGGCCGGCGTCGCGGAGGGGGCCCGTACCGGGGTGGCGAACCTGGTCACCGGTGGGCTGTTCCTGCTGGCCATGTTCCTGGCGCCGCTGGTCGTGGTGGTGCCGTTCGAGGCCGCGTCAACGGCGCTGGTGGTGGTCGGGTTCCTGATGATGACCGGCGTACGGAGCATCGACTGGACCGACTACGAGATCGCCGTACCGGCCTTCCTGACGATCGTGCTGATGCCGTTCACCTACTCGATCTCGAACGGAATCGGCGCCGGCGTGATCACCTTTGTCGTGCTCAAGCTGGCCCGGGGCAAGGCCGGACAGGTGCACCCACTGCTGTACGGGGTGGCCGGCCTCTTCACCCTCTATTTCCTGCGGGGCCCGATCGAGTCGTTGATCGGCTGACCCGTTCGGGCCGGTTCCGCCCCGCGTGGGTGGCCGGTGGTCGGGCGGGGGAAACTAGCATCGCAGGTACCCCCGCCTGGCCTTGAGCTCGGTGACTGTGGTCATAACAGTGGTCGTTAGCCAGGCTTATTAGCTAGGCTAACTAACGTGACGGAGCGGACGGTGATGGCGCAACGTGTGCCGCCTGCGCAGCTGGCAAGCCTGCTGCGCGACGCGATCACCCGGCTCAATCGACGGGTCCGGCAGTCCCGGCCGGTCGGCGAACTCACGCTGACTCAGTTGTCGGCCCTGACCAGCCTGGAGCTGGCGGGCGCGCTGACGCCTCGTGAGTTGGCCGACACCGAACGGGTGCAGCCACCGACAATGACCAAGATCGTCGCGAAGCTGGAGGAGCGTGGCCTGGTGCGCCGCACTCCCCACCCGACCGACCGACGCCAGGTCATTCTCTCGACGACCGATTCCGGCCGTGAAGTGTTCGCCCAGTTCGAACGGGCGCGCAACGAATGGCTGGGGCACCGGCTCGCCGAGTTGACCCCGGAGGAACGGGAAACGCTGCGGCAGGCCGCGGCGATTCTGCAGAAGGTCGCTCGCGCCTGATCGGCGCCGCGCACCGGGTCCGCTTCGTCCGCTGTGGATGACGCGTACGACCCGGAGGAGGCGCACCCCGAGTGCGGGCAAAACTAGGCACCACGTTCCAGTCCCTGCAGGTCCGAAACTACCGGCTGTTCGCGATCGGTCAGCTCACCAAGCTGATCGGCGTGTGGATGATGTTCACCGCGCAGGACTGGCTCGTACTCGATCTTTCCCACAACTCGGCGACCGCCCTCGGCTGGGTCACCGCGTTGCAGTTCACCCCCGTACTGCTGCTCACCCTCTTCTCCGGCCGGCTCGCCGACCGGTACGACAAGCGCCTGCTGCTCTTCATCGCGAACGCGAGCTGGTGCGTGCTGGCGCTGGTCATGAGCGTGTTGGTGGTCACCGGCGTGATCGAACTCTGGCACGTCTTCGTCTTCGCCGCCCTGCTCGGCACCGCGAACGCGGTCGAGACCCCGGTACGTCAGTCGTTCGTCTCCGAACTCGTCGGCACCTCACTGCTGCCGAACGCGCTGTCGCTCTCGGCGGCGACGTTCAACTCCGCCCGGATCATCGGCCCGGCGGTGGCCGGTGTGGCGATCGCCGTCTTCGACGTCGGACCGGTCTTCATGATCAGCGTCTTCGGCGCGCTCGCGCCGCTGGTCGGCCTGTTCCGGATGCGCGCCGACGAACTGCACCGGGAGGCCCTGCCCCCGATCGAGGAACGCGCCCCCGCCCGGGTCATCGACGGACTCCGGTACGTCCGGGTCCGGTCCGACCTGGTGCTGCCGATGGTGCTCATGTCGGTGATGGGGATGACCCTGTTCAACTTCCAGATCACCCTCGCCGCGCTCGCCAAGACCGTCTTCCACACCGGTGCGGCCTCGTTCGGACTCTTCACCACCGCGCTCGCACTCGGCGCGCTCGGTGGTGCCCTGGCCGGCAGCGGGCGGCGCAGCCGGCCCTCGGTCTGGGTGGTCCTCGGCGCGGCGGTGGGCTGCGCGATCTCCGGCACCCTGGTCGGGCTCGCCACCAGCTACTGGCTGGTGATGGTGCTGCTGGTGCCGGCCGGCTTCCTGATGGTCTACTTCGCCCAGGCGTCCAACCAGCGGGTCCAGCTCGGCGTCGACGCGGCCTTCCGGGGTCGGGTGATGGCCCTCTGGGTGCTGGTCTTCCTCGGCACCAACCCGGTCGGCGCGCCGGTGATCGGCTGGGTCGCCGAGCACGCCGGGGCGAACGCCGCGATCTGGATCGGTGGGCTCATCTCGCTGGCCGCCGCCCTGCTGGCCCTGCTCTGGCAGTTGCGCCACGAGGGTGCCCGGCTCCGCCTGCGGATCGCCCCCCGCCCCGGCCTCTACGTCGTTCCCGCCGCCGACGCCAGCTGACCCGGCAAGCCAGCCGATCAGAAGGAAGGGGCCCTTGTTATCGGATATGGATAGGAAGGGGCCCTTCCTTACCCGAGCGGGGGTGGGCGAGTGTCGTACCGGTCTGATTGGTTGTGGGGATGGAGCAGACGCGCTATCTGGAGTGTCTCGCCGCCGACCACGCCCGGCTGGGGCTCGTCGCGGCAAAGGGCCTGGCCGAGACCGTGCCGAGTTGTCCGGACTGGAGCGTGCGGGACCTGACTCGT
The Micromonospora pisi DNA segment above includes these coding regions:
- a CDS encoding MarR family winged helix-turn-helix transcriptional regulator — protein: MTERTVMAQRVPPAQLASLLRDAITRLNRRVRQSRPVGELTLTQLSALTSLELAGALTPRELADTERVQPPTMTKIVAKLEERGLVRRTPHPTDRRQVILSTTDSGREVFAQFERARNEWLGHRLAELTPEERETLRQAAAILQKVARA
- a CDS encoding DUF2530 domain-containing protein; this translates as MPEQQQPRPEPLDPPMVPFAVGGMVIWAVVGLVLLIFFRDWLTEHGHQDWLWTCLAGFLVGFPGLAVMLRHDANRRRRRAGQRH
- a CDS encoding MFS transporter, which encodes MRAKLGTTFQSLQVRNYRLFAIGQLTKLIGVWMMFTAQDWLVLDLSHNSATALGWVTALQFTPVLLLTLFSGRLADRYDKRLLLFIANASWCVLALVMSVLVVTGVIELWHVFVFAALLGTANAVETPVRQSFVSELVGTSLLPNALSLSAATFNSARIIGPAVAGVAIAVFDVGPVFMISVFGALAPLVGLFRMRADELHREALPPIEERAPARVIDGLRYVRVRSDLVLPMVLMSVMGMTLFNFQITLAALAKTVFHTGAASFGLFTTALALGALGGALAGSGRRSRPSVWVVLGAAVGCAISGTLVGLATSYWLVMVLLVPAGFLMVYFAQASNQRVQLGVDAAFRGRVMALWVLVFLGTNPVGAPVIGWVAEHAGANAAIWIGGLISLAAALLALLWQLRHEGARLRLRIAPRPGLYVVPAADAS
- a CDS encoding MFS transporter, coding for MPLFNRPRGSFLGRALGTTIRGTRALLRGTFRGGAWITRGAGRARTRGAGGETGMVRLFDLHAVSCAGDVLITIGLAGTIFFNAPLGEARGKVALYLLVTMVPFALLAPVVGPLLDHFRHGRRYALAATMLGRAFLAWLISDYIHGFGLYPAAFGVLALSRAYGVARSAAVPRLLPEGIGLSQAGARASVYGTIAGTVVAPLGLAAFWLGPQWPLRVASVIFLVGMVIALRLPPRADSEPPEAVPRPIRAIWRGRQERALGRGSPGGRLVLAALAGGATLRGLYGFLLLFLAFAIKAGDVTTELLGRKLSDQAALGLVGGALAVGTFLATALGTRLRIHRPIALQSSGLVIVAALAVLATVRFSLLTVALLCLVTALVSGIAKLAVDASIQERIRERSRASAFAHSETALMLAFVAGGALGLIPFDGRVGIAVLSGLATLAAVRAVVVAGRLRGEKLHGRAIPDAEQEAADQQAAGEQQAAAERAAAEQAARDRVAEPATAETRTVTEPATASASASASAQNGNLAGSAPPGYHIYRPSSAAPGPGVGDDTRQPREPREPRT
- a CDS encoding NCS2 family permease; the protein is MTTTSAKAGAPPATTPPRNGFDRYFEISHRGSTVNREIRGGLATFFTMAYIVVLNPLILGNAVDGDGQRLAIPALAEATALVAGVMTILMGVVGRFPLALAAGLGVNALVAYEIAPQMTWADAMGLVVIEGVIIAILVLTGLRTAVFRAVPTQLKTAIGVGIGLFLTIIGLVDAGFVRRIPDAAGTTVPVGLGINGKLVTWPALVFVLGLLVTLVLVVRKVRGAILIGIVASTVLAIIVEAIANVGPSFVNGVPNPQGWSLNVPELPDTVLATPDLSLLGNFDVLGSWSRAGWLIALMFVFTLLVTDFFDTMGTMVAVGQEGDLLDESQTPPRTREILLVDSIAAAAGGAASTSSNTSYIESAAGVAEGARTGVANLVTGGLFLLAMFLAPLVVVVPFEAASTALVVVGFLMMTGVRSIDWTDYEIAVPAFLTIVLMPFTYSISNGIGAGVITFVVLKLARGKAGQVHPLLYGVAGLFTLYFLRGPIESLIG
- a CDS encoding DUF3027 domain-containing protein yields the protein MGKNERVTRTASARAARLDQVCAAAVEVARAGITEVESADVGAHLEVVAEGERLVTHFFECLLAGYRGWRWAVTVTRVSRSKQVTICEAVLLPGPDALLAPGWLPWQERLQPGDLGVGDLLPTPADDDRLVPGYVLSDDPAVEETNWELGLGRSRVMSLEGRLETAQRWYDGDHGPAAPISAAAPRTARCGTCGFYLPLAGAMRQAFGVCGNFYAPDDGRAVSADHGCGAHSETLLDTPETPVDELPTIYDDNEVEAVSVSRAPGSVENGEPAEPYGHG